The proteins below come from a single Sporichthyaceae bacterium genomic window:
- a CDS encoding glycosyltransferase family 2 protein has translation MWNGRTLSVVLPTYNEKDSIAATIRDFDALGIVDEILVVNNNAAPGTSEEVARTGAREVHETLQGYGAAIRRGLREVNTDLICLCEPDGTFVAKDLLKLLPFTDECEFVLGSRTVSNFIWDGANMGWFLQWGNWGVAKIVELLYNTPSLSDVGCTLRVLTKQRAVEIESMSTLHGSAYGLEMMLLGVARRARIVQVPVNYHPRVGRSSVTGDLNKTIRLGLQMVGLVLRTRLRVRQIRNQ, from the coding sequence ATGTGGAACGGTAGAACGTTGTCCGTGGTGCTGCCCACCTACAACGAGAAGGACAGCATCGCGGCCACCATCCGCGACTTCGATGCACTCGGCATCGTCGACGAGATCCTCGTGGTGAACAACAACGCCGCGCCCGGCACCTCCGAGGAGGTGGCCCGGACCGGTGCGCGCGAGGTGCACGAAACTCTGCAGGGCTACGGCGCGGCCATCCGCCGCGGCCTGCGCGAGGTGAACACCGACCTGATCTGCCTGTGTGAGCCCGACGGTACCTTCGTCGCCAAGGACCTGTTGAAGCTGCTGCCGTTCACCGACGAGTGCGAATTCGTGCTGGGTTCACGCACGGTGTCGAACTTCATCTGGGACGGCGCCAACATGGGTTGGTTCCTGCAGTGGGGCAACTGGGGCGTGGCCAAAATCGTCGAGTTGCTCTACAACACCCCGTCGCTGTCCGACGTCGGCTGCACGTTGCGGGTGCTGACCAAGCAGCGGGCCGTCGAGATCGAGTCGATGTCCACCTTGCACGGGTCGGCTTACGGGCTGGAGATGATGTTGCTGGGCGTGGCCCGCAGGGCGCGCATCGTGCAGGTGCCGGTGAATTACCACCCGCGGGTGGGCCGGTCCAGCGTCACCGGAGACCTGAACAAGACCATCCGGTTGGGGCTGCAGATGGTCGGACTGGTGCTCCGCACCCGGCTGCGGGTGCGGCAGATCCGTAATCAATGA
- a CDS encoding class I SAM-dependent methyltransferase, with translation MDAGEGGTYVPGYFETRLAANPARTAVWRHICDYLQRYIRPDAAVLELGAGWCDFANNVRAARIAALDLDATVLRAAAPHVSAVVGNCADLSHFADGSFDVVFASNLLEHLDRPTCNRVLAEARRVLMPGGLLILLQPNFRLDPGGYFDDFTHVSIFTDRSLPDYLTCEGWTVRAVHARFLPLSMRSKGAGLSFLVPWYLRSPVKPMAGQMLVVASA, from the coding sequence GTGGATGCAGGAGAGGGTGGCACCTATGTGCCCGGGTACTTCGAGACCCGGCTGGCCGCCAATCCGGCGCGCACCGCAGTGTGGCGGCACATCTGTGACTACCTGCAGCGCTACATCCGCCCGGACGCCGCGGTGCTCGAGCTCGGTGCGGGTTGGTGTGACTTCGCCAACAACGTGCGGGCCGCCCGGATCGCCGCCCTGGATCTGGACGCCACCGTGTTGCGCGCGGCCGCACCGCACGTGTCCGCTGTGGTCGGGAACTGCGCGGACCTGTCCCACTTCGCTGATGGTTCGTTCGATGTCGTCTTCGCCTCGAATCTGCTCGAGCATCTGGACCGGCCCACCTGCAACCGAGTGCTCGCCGAGGCCCGCCGGGTGCTCATGCCGGGCGGATTGTTGATCCTGCTGCAGCCGAACTTCCGGCTGGATCCCGGCGGGTATTTCGACGACTTCACCCACGTGTCGATATTCACCGACCGTTCGCTACCCGACTATCTGACCTGCGAGGGTTGGACGGTGCGCGCGGTGCATGCTCGCTTCCTGCCGTTGTCCATGCGCTCCAAGGGAGCTGGGCTGAGCTTCCTGGTGCCCTGGTACTTGCGTTCCCCCGTCAAGCCGATGGCCGGTCAGATGCTCGTCGTGGCCTCGGCCTGA
- a CDS encoding GtrA family protein, producing the protein MAARATRSGTRSSYARYLIAGGASFGVDFGVLVGLHSGAGAPLGLSVVCAYLTSAVVNYALLRLWVFSPVMLRRESGRARQYLLLLAANVGVNFVIVKSLANLGLDYRIAKVISAVTLAVANYIVASRVVMA; encoded by the coding sequence ATGGCGGCGCGCGCGACGAGGAGCGGCACTCGGTCGTCCTACGCTCGTTACCTGATCGCCGGCGGCGCCAGCTTCGGCGTCGACTTCGGGGTACTCGTCGGGCTGCACTCGGGTGCCGGCGCGCCCCTGGGGCTATCGGTGGTGTGCGCCTACCTCACCTCGGCCGTGGTCAACTACGCGTTGCTGCGGCTCTGGGTCTTCTCCCCGGTGATGCTTCGTCGGGAGAGCGGGCGAGCCCGCCAGTACCTGCTCCTGCTCGCCGCCAACGTGGGGGTGAACTTCGTGATCGTCAAGTCGTTGGCGAACCTCGGGCTCGACTACCGGATCGCGAAGGTGATCTCCGCGGTGACCTTGGCCGTGGCCAACTACATCGTGGCGTCCCGGGTCGTCATGGCGTGA
- a CDS encoding DUF2304 domain-containing protein yields the protein MNGAAPWHGSSVTGSREHSVGPKGHEMDWHIVTGLFALALAGVVIELLRRAHLREKYAALWIVTAIAVAPFSFAPGLFDRIAHRLGVYDGANLALFLAVAFLLLLGVHLSWEVSRLEGETRTLGEEIALLRHALGEREHG from the coding sequence GTGAACGGTGCAGCGCCGTGGCATGGTTCTTCCGTCACCGGTTCCCGCGAGCACTCCGTCGGCCCGAAAGGACACGAGATGGATTGGCATATCGTCACGGGCCTGTTCGCGCTGGCGCTGGCCGGCGTCGTGATCGAGCTGCTGCGCCGTGCACACCTGCGGGAGAAGTACGCGGCGCTGTGGATCGTGACCGCAATCGCCGTGGCCCCGTTCAGTTTCGCCCCCGGATTGTTCGATCGGATCGCCCACCGACTCGGGGTGTACGACGGCGCCAACCTCGCGTTGTTCCTTGCGGTCGCGTTCCTGTTGCTGCTCGGCGTCCATCTCAGCTGGGAAGTGAGCCGGCTGGAAGGGGAGACCAGGACCCTCGGCGAAGAGATCGCGCTGCTGCGCCATGCCCTGGGTGAACGCGAGCATGGATGA
- a CDS encoding glucose-1-phosphate thymidylyltransferase, with amino-acid sequence MKALVLAGGAGTRLRPLTHTSAKQLVPVANKPVLFYALEALAEAGVTQVGMIVGDTAAEIRAAVGDGAQFGIEVTYIPQAAPLGLAHCVLIAADFLGDDEFVMYLGDNFIIGGIGHLVEQFRGSAADAQILLTRVPDPTQFGVAEIDEHGQVFRLVEKPKEPRSDLALVGVYLFRRAIHAAVRAITPSARGELEITDAIQKLIDDGLDVRSTQITGYWKDTGRVEDMLECNRMVLEATEAATRGTVTDSELIGRVVVEAGAEVIGSRILGPAIIGAGSRVIDSYVGPFTAIAADCELVDTEIEYSIVLDQSRICGVRRIEGSLIGREVEVLPSDGPVKAYRLVLGDHSVVRVR; translated from the coding sequence GTGAAGGCGCTCGTGCTGGCCGGCGGCGCGGGCACGCGGCTGCGGCCGTTGACTCACACCTCGGCCAAACAACTGGTGCCGGTGGCCAACAAGCCGGTGTTGTTCTACGCCCTGGAGGCACTCGCCGAGGCCGGCGTGACGCAGGTCGGCATGATCGTCGGAGATACCGCGGCGGAGATTCGCGCCGCCGTCGGGGACGGCGCGCAGTTCGGCATCGAGGTCACCTACATTCCGCAGGCCGCCCCGTTGGGATTGGCGCACTGCGTGTTGATCGCCGCGGATTTCCTCGGCGACGACGAGTTCGTTATGTATCTCGGCGACAACTTCATCATCGGCGGCATCGGTCACCTGGTCGAGCAGTTCCGCGGCTCCGCGGCCGACGCACAGATCCTGCTCACCCGGGTCCCCGACCCCACCCAGTTCGGCGTTGCCGAGATCGACGAGCACGGCCAGGTCTTCCGTCTGGTGGAGAAGCCCAAGGAGCCGCGCAGCGACCTGGCGCTGGTCGGCGTGTACCTGTTCCGACGGGCGATTCACGCCGCGGTGCGAGCCATCACCCCGTCCGCGCGCGGCGAACTGGAGATCACCGACGCCATCCAGAAGTTGATCGACGACGGGCTGGATGTGCGCTCCACCCAGATCACCGGCTATTGGAAGGACACCGGCCGGGTGGAGGACATGCTGGAGTGCAACCGCATGGTGCTGGAGGCCACCGAGGCCGCCACCCGGGGCACCGTCACGGACAGCGAGTTGATCGGTCGAGTGGTGGTGGAGGCCGGCGCCGAGGTCATTGGTTCGCGCATTCTCGGCCCGGCGATCATCGGGGCCGGTTCGCGCGTGATCGACTCCTACGTGGGTCCGTTCACTGCGATCGCCGCGGACTGCGAGCTGGTGGATACCGAGATCGAGTACTCGATCGTGCTCGACCAGTCCCGGATCTGCGGGGTGCGGCGCATCGAGGGTTCGCTGATCGGCCGGGAGGTCGAGGTGCTGCCCTCCGACGGTCCGGTCAAGGCATACCGTCTGGTGCTGGGCGACCACAGCGTCGTCCGGGTTCGCTGA
- a CDS encoding glycosyltransferase family 2 protein: protein MPWVNASMDDRGRVLVIIPAWNEEASIARVIREVRQQPEVSQVVVVDDGSVDATARVARDCGAEVLRLPYNLGVGGAMRLGYRYARERDFDVTIQVDADGQHDPAAIPAMLRALDSADIVIGARFAGTGDYPAHGPRRWAMKILASALSRITHSPLTDVTSGFRACDREAIALFARRYPVEYLGDTVESLVMASRANLTVTQLPVSMRPRQGGTPSQHPIKASLYLLRAIFALLLALTRR from the coding sequence ATGCCCTGGGTGAACGCGAGCATGGATGACCGCGGCCGGGTCCTCGTCATCATCCCTGCCTGGAATGAAGAGGCATCGATCGCTCGGGTGATCCGGGAGGTGCGACAGCAGCCCGAGGTCAGCCAGGTCGTCGTGGTCGACGACGGTTCGGTCGACGCGACCGCACGCGTTGCCCGCGACTGCGGTGCCGAGGTGCTTCGCCTGCCCTACAACCTCGGCGTCGGCGGGGCCATGCGGTTGGGTTACCGCTACGCCCGGGAACGGGATTTCGACGTCACCATTCAGGTCGACGCCGACGGGCAACACGATCCGGCGGCGATTCCCGCCATGCTGCGCGCCCTGGACTCGGCCGACATCGTCATCGGAGCCCGCTTCGCCGGTACGGGTGACTACCCGGCGCACGGCCCGCGCCGATGGGCCATGAAAATTCTCGCCTCGGCGCTCTCCCGCATTACGCACAGTCCGCTCACCGATGTGACGTCGGGCTTCCGTGCCTGTGATCGCGAGGCGATTGCGCTGTTCGCGCGGCGCTATCCGGTGGAATACCTGGGCGACACCGTGGAGTCGTTGGTGATGGCGTCGCGAGCGAACCTCACCGTGACGCAATTGCCCGTCAGCATGCGACCCCGGCAGGGCGGGACACCGAGCCAGCACCCGATCAAGGCCTCCCTGTACCTGTTGCGGGCGATATTCGCGCTCCTGCTGGCCTTGACCAGGAGATGA
- the rfbC gene encoding dTDP-4-dehydrorhamnose 3,5-epimerase — translation MQVRELSVPGAIVLTPRQHSDDRGMFCEVFKAEVLQQATGRALDLAQANCSVSRQGVLRGVHFADVPPSQAKYVTCPSGAILDVVVDIRVGSPTFGAWDAVQLDDVDRRAIFIAEGLGHAFFALSELATVVYLCSTGFTPGREHGINPLDPALGITWPADIAPVLSDKDAAAPSLDAAVASGLLPTWADCVAWEAKLRST, via the coding sequence ATGCAGGTGCGCGAGCTGTCCGTGCCGGGGGCGATCGTGCTGACGCCTCGTCAGCACAGCGATGACCGCGGCATGTTCTGCGAGGTGTTCAAGGCCGAGGTGTTGCAACAGGCCACCGGCCGCGCGCTGGACCTGGCCCAGGCCAACTGTTCGGTGTCCCGCCAGGGGGTGCTGCGCGGCGTACACTTCGCCGACGTCCCGCCCAGCCAGGCCAAGTACGTGACCTGCCCGTCCGGGGCGATCCTCGACGTGGTGGTGGACATCCGGGTCGGCTCACCCACGTTCGGTGCGTGGGACGCGGTGCAACTCGACGACGTCGACCGGCGCGCCATCTTCATCGCCGAAGGCCTGGGTCACGCCTTCTTCGCGCTCAGTGAGTTGGCCACCGTGGTGTACCTGTGCTCCACCGGCTTCACCCCCGGCCGCGAGCACGGCATCAATCCGTTGGATCCGGCTCTGGGTATCACCTGGCCCGCGGACATCGCGCCGGTGCTGTCCGACAAGGACGCCGCGGCGCCCTCGCTGGACGCGGCGGTGGCCAGTGGGCTGTTGCCCACCTGGGCGGACTGCGTCGCGTGGGAGGCGAAGCTGCGCAGCACTTAG
- the rfbB gene encoding dTDP-glucose 4,6-dehydratase, which translates to MRLLVTGGAGFIGSHFVRTVLDGRLPGLAGAGVTVLDALTYAGNPANLDPVRSHPGFRFVHGDIADPAVVAETVPGHDVVLNFAAESHVDRSISGAAPFVRTNVVGTQVLLDACLAHRVPRFLQVSTDEVYGSIETGSWTEGHVLEPNSPYAASKAAADLLVRAYGRTHGLHVSITRCSNNYGPYQFPEKVIPLFVTNLFDGRQVPLYGDGLNVRDWLHVEDHCRGIALALTAGVPGEIYNIGGGTELTNRQLTERLLTACGAGWERVDAVADRKAHDRRYSVDCSKLAALGYTPRVNFDEGLAATIDWYRDNRSWWEPLRAAAAR; encoded by the coding sequence GTGCGGTTGTTGGTCACCGGGGGCGCCGGGTTCATCGGCTCCCACTTCGTGCGCACCGTGCTCGACGGTCGGCTGCCCGGACTGGCCGGGGCGGGCGTCACCGTGCTGGATGCGCTGACCTACGCGGGCAACCCGGCCAACCTGGACCCGGTGCGCAGCCATCCCGGGTTCCGCTTCGTGCACGGGGACATCGCCGACCCCGCGGTGGTCGCCGAGACCGTGCCCGGTCACGACGTGGTGCTGAACTTTGCCGCGGAATCGCACGTGGACCGGTCCATCTCCGGCGCCGCCCCGTTCGTACGCACCAACGTGGTGGGCACCCAGGTGCTGCTCGACGCGTGCCTGGCGCATCGGGTCCCGCGGTTCCTGCAGGTGTCCACCGACGAGGTGTACGGCAGCATCGAGACCGGCTCGTGGACCGAGGGCCACGTGCTGGAGCCCAACTCCCCGTACGCGGCGTCCAAGGCCGCCGCGGACCTGCTGGTGCGCGCTTACGGGCGCACCCACGGACTGCACGTGAGCATCACCCGGTGCTCGAACAACTACGGTCCCTACCAGTTCCCGGAGAAGGTCATCCCGCTGTTCGTGACCAATCTGTTCGACGGCCGGCAGGTGCCGCTGTACGGCGATGGGCTGAACGTGCGCGACTGGCTGCACGTGGAGGATCACTGCCGGGGCATCGCGCTGGCACTCACCGCGGGGGTGCCCGGCGAGATCTACAACATCGGCGGCGGCACGGAACTGACCAACCGTCAGCTCACCGAGCGGTTGTTGACCGCCTGCGGGGCGGGTTGGGAGCGGGTGGACGCGGTGGCCGACCGTAAGGCGCACGACCGGCGGTACAGCGTGGACTGTTCGAAACTGGCTGCGCTGGGGTACACGCCGCGGGTGAACTTCGACGAGGGTCTGGCCGCCACCATCGACTGGTACCGGGACAACCGGTCCTGGTGGGAACCGCTGCGCGCCGCCGCCGCACGATGA
- the rfbD gene encoding dTDP-4-dehydrorhamnose reductase: MGTAARRRRTMTRWLVTGAGGMLGRDLQAALAGQQVRALTRAELDITDAAAVDAAVAGVDVVVNAAAWTDVDGAETAAGQAAAVNGFAPGLLAAACVRHGTRLLHLSTDYVFAGSADGDPASAPAYREDEPINPRTQYGIGKAAGERAVLSSGGSVVRTAWLYGEHGRNFVRTMLMLERDREFLDVVDDQWGQPTWTRDLAARLVALGTAEISPGIFHVSGSGRTTWCGLAREVFAAVGADPQRVRPTTTDKFPRPAPRPAFSVLGHDAMLAAGLAPMPPWAESVRNAVPMLQEG, translated from the coding sequence GTGGGAACCGCTGCGCGCCGCCGCCGCACGATGACCCGCTGGTTGGTGACCGGCGCGGGCGGCATGCTCGGCCGCGATCTGCAGGCCGCACTCGCCGGTCAGCAGGTGCGCGCACTGACCCGCGCGGAGTTGGATATCACCGACGCCGCCGCGGTGGATGCCGCGGTGGCCGGGGTGGACGTGGTGGTCAACGCCGCCGCGTGGACCGACGTGGACGGGGCGGAGACCGCCGCCGGTCAGGCCGCCGCGGTCAACGGTTTCGCGCCGGGTCTGCTGGCCGCGGCCTGCGTGCGGCACGGCACGCGTCTGCTCCACCTGTCCACCGACTACGTGTTCGCGGGCTCGGCGGACGGCGACCCTGCCTCCGCGCCGGCCTACCGCGAGGACGAGCCGATCAACCCGCGCACCCAGTACGGCATCGGCAAGGCGGCCGGAGAGCGTGCCGTGCTCTCCTCGGGCGGCTCCGTGGTGCGCACCGCGTGGCTGTACGGCGAGCACGGCCGCAACTTCGTGCGCACCATGCTGATGCTGGAGCGGGACCGGGAGTTCCTCGACGTGGTCGACGACCAGTGGGGCCAACCCACCTGGACCCGTGACCTGGCCGCCCGCCTGGTGGCACTGGGCACCGCGGAGATCTCACCGGGCATCTTCCACGTCAGCGGGTCCGGCCGCACCACCTGGTGCGGGTTGGCCCGCGAGGTCTTCGCCGCGGTCGGGGCGGACCCGCAGCGGGTGCGGCCGACCACCACGGACAAATTCCCGCGGCCCGCACCGCGGCCGGCGTTCAGCGTGCTCGGCCACGACGCCATGCTGGCCGCTGGGCTGGCCCCGATGCCGCCGTGGGCGGAGTCGGTCCGCAACGCCGTGCCGATGCTGCAGGAGGGGTGA
- a CDS encoding glycosyltransferase family 2 protein, with protein MRSPAVSVIMGTYRGAGTIARPLHSLARQTLPLDRFEVIVVQNGPADDTDVVLDQIRAQYPQLAVRRARCEAAGLGRARNIGMNMARGAYVTFIDDDDTVSPNYLAALLESSAPDTVGLGHMADVVDGGPPNYANRLSVQLSLAGRRLSPGELILALTYSVGKMMPTERARAIGFDPALRSGEDIPFYISFFLEHDDLSISVCPIDAHAVYYRSVRPGSLSRPHLSYQFSVTERLEVIERIERLHPQRHWQRRAAKHMVRGQCKFINEFLFAHPEQHATVLADIHNRDLQSIIYRRLNQGLAHTLVLAGLTPPSMHPAAVQVAENIRDAAAVVDVICAATGPGAAQDKTLRAIWRPFVESILRVEPADVDPESWAWANRYWRQGNEFIGRQTHKDPYRVLHSTADSPAASLLAAAYKLTHPGTRWIAEYPASLAEGTADMAGHGPDPALLVALTRGLRRAGCALPEDGGPRAWAQQLCAALADEVHTVPAGTGGGGRVRIGDPR; from the coding sequence GTGCGCTCACCTGCGGTTTCCGTGATCATGGGTACCTACCGCGGGGCCGGGACGATCGCGCGTCCATTGCACTCGTTGGCCCGTCAGACGCTGCCGCTGGACCGCTTCGAGGTCATCGTGGTGCAGAACGGCCCCGCGGACGACACCGACGTGGTGCTGGATCAGATCCGCGCGCAGTACCCACAGTTGGCCGTCCGTCGGGCGCGGTGCGAGGCGGCGGGGTTGGGCCGGGCACGCAACATCGGCATGAACATGGCGCGCGGCGCGTACGTCACGTTCATCGACGACGACGACACCGTCTCGCCGAACTACCTGGCCGCATTGCTGGAGTCCAGCGCTCCGGACACCGTGGGGCTCGGCCACATGGCCGACGTGGTCGACGGCGGTCCGCCGAACTACGCCAACCGGCTGTCGGTGCAACTGTCGTTGGCCGGGCGTCGGCTCAGCCCGGGCGAGCTCATCCTGGCGTTGACCTACAGCGTCGGGAAGATGATGCCGACGGAACGGGCACGGGCGATCGGTTTCGATCCGGCGCTGCGCAGCGGCGAGGACATCCCCTTCTACATCTCGTTCTTCCTCGAGCACGACGACTTGTCGATCAGCGTCTGCCCGATCGACGCGCACGCGGTCTACTACCGCTCGGTGCGACCCGGATCGTTGTCCCGCCCGCACCTGTCCTACCAGTTCAGCGTCACCGAGCGGCTGGAGGTGATCGAGCGCATCGAGCGTCTGCACCCCCAACGACATTGGCAACGGCGCGCGGCAAAGCACATGGTGCGCGGGCAGTGCAAGTTCATCAACGAGTTCCTGTTCGCCCACCCCGAGCAGCACGCCACCGTGCTCGCCGACATCCACAACCGCGACCTGCAGTCGATCATCTACCGCCGGCTCAACCAAGGACTGGCGCACACCTTGGTGCTGGCCGGCCTCACCCCGCCGAGCATGCATCCGGCCGCGGTGCAGGTGGCGGAAAACATCCGGGACGCAGCCGCGGTGGTCGACGTGATCTGTGCAGCCACCGGACCGGGCGCTGCGCAGGACAAGACCCTGCGGGCGATCTGGCGGCCGTTCGTCGAGTCAATCCTGCGGGTTGAACCCGCCGATGTGGATCCTGAGTCCTGGGCCTGGGCCAACCGGTACTGGCGGCAGGGCAACGAATTCATTGGGCGGCAGACGCACAAGGACCCATACCGCGTGCTGCACAGCACCGCGGACAGCCCGGCCGCGAGCCTGCTGGCCGCCGCCTACAAGCTCACCCACCCGGGCACCCGGTGGATAGCGGAATACCCGGCGTCCCTGGCCGAGGGCACCGCGGACATGGCCGGGCACGGGCCGGACCCTGCGCTGTTGGTCGCGTTGACCCGGGGCCTGCGGCGTGCCGGGTGCGCGCTGCCGGAGGACGGCGGGCCGCGCGCCTGGGCGCAGCAGCTGTGCGCAGCCCTCGCCGATGAGGTGCACACCGTGCCGGCCGGCACCGGTGGCGGCGGGCGTGTCCGGATCGGCGACCCGCGCTGA
- a CDS encoding DUF2142 domain-containing protein produces MSHARRSAALFAVGYLLLGMAWLGSNPPGAAPDEPDHLVKALGVARFDIGAKYTGAPLGPGVAGRRNASLARVVEIPARLQPTGYTCMAFKPALSAGCQHKVHAATSTATVAAVTTVGVYPPFVYLPAGLLARAAHSPPAAFRLARLGFLLVSSLLVFAAARHLCRWVGPRHLLGLSVGLTPAVVFTMGSCTTSGVEITAAAAVAAVVLVALRRPESLDRLATHVTLAAAGATLALSRQLGTVALAVLVLVGVLGLGLRHSLQRARARLPMFAATASVLAAAALAAVVWEARYDHPSDTGSLLSASAGRRFGGVLVGAVNSGVGDFGWLDTQLPTVWVGLWLCAIALLGGVAVLLGCRRDRWALLCTAALTALVAYVVYATVFAPLPAALQGRHLLPMLMFPLLLSTAVVVERLPTLGLGVELRGLLLVIAPAAAAVQLIALWCNARRYAVGVNGPLWFVGSSQWHPPGGWAPWFTLGAAGALLSVWVMIGAAGHGIAGAVDVER; encoded by the coding sequence GTGTCTCACGCCCGCAGGTCCGCCGCCCTGTTCGCGGTCGGCTACCTGTTGCTGGGGATGGCCTGGTTGGGCTCCAACCCGCCGGGCGCGGCGCCGGACGAACCCGATCACCTGGTGAAGGCGTTGGGCGTGGCCCGGTTCGACATCGGCGCCAAGTACACCGGGGCACCGCTCGGGCCCGGCGTGGCCGGACGACGCAACGCCTCGCTGGCCCGGGTGGTGGAGATACCGGCCCGGCTGCAGCCGACCGGATACACGTGCATGGCGTTCAAGCCCGCGTTGAGTGCCGGCTGCCAGCACAAGGTGCACGCGGCCACGTCTACCGCCACGGTGGCCGCGGTCACCACGGTCGGGGTGTACCCGCCGTTCGTGTATTTGCCCGCCGGATTGCTGGCCCGCGCCGCACACTCCCCCCCGGCCGCGTTCCGCCTGGCCCGGCTGGGCTTCCTGCTGGTCTCCAGCCTGCTGGTGTTCGCCGCCGCCCGGCACCTGTGCCGATGGGTCGGGCCGCGCCACCTGCTCGGATTGAGCGTCGGGCTGACCCCGGCGGTCGTGTTCACCATGGGTTCCTGCACCACGAGTGGGGTGGAGATCACCGCCGCTGCCGCGGTGGCCGCGGTGGTGCTGGTGGCGTTGCGTCGGCCGGAGTCGTTGGACCGGCTTGCCACCCACGTGACGCTCGCGGCGGCCGGCGCGACGTTGGCATTGAGCCGGCAGTTGGGCACCGTGGCGCTGGCCGTGCTGGTGTTGGTCGGAGTCCTCGGGCTCGGCCTGCGGCACAGCCTGCAGCGGGCCCGGGCCCGACTGCCGATGTTCGCCGCGACCGCGTCGGTGTTGGCCGCGGCGGCACTGGCCGCGGTGGTCTGGGAGGCGCGCTACGACCACCCGTCAGACACCGGATCGCTGCTGTCCGCATCGGCGGGCCGTCGGTTCGGTGGGGTGTTGGTAGGTGCGGTGAACTCCGGCGTCGGTGACTTCGGCTGGCTGGATACCCAACTGCCCACGGTCTGGGTCGGACTGTGGTTGTGCGCGATTGCTCTGCTCGGCGGGGTGGCGGTGCTGCTGGGCTGCCGTCGGGACCGCTGGGCCCTGCTGTGCACGGCAGCACTGACCGCACTGGTGGCCTATGTGGTCTACGCGACGGTATTCGCTCCGCTGCCGGCGGCGTTGCAGGGCAGGCACCTGTTGCCCATGCTGATGTTCCCGCTGTTGTTGAGCACCGCCGTGGTCGTGGAACGGTTGCCGACGCTCGGCCTGGGTGTTGAGCTGCGTGGGCTGCTGCTGGTGATTGCACCGGCGGCGGCGGCCGTGCAGTTGATCGCACTGTGGTGCAACGCCCGCCGTTACGCGGTCGGGGTCAACGGGCCGTTGTGGTTCGTTGGGTCCTCGCAATGGCACCCCCCCGGCGGATGGGCCCCCTGGTTCACCCTGGGGGCGGCCGGCGCGCTGTTGTCCGTGTGGGTAATGATCGGGGCCGCCGGGCACGGGATCGCGGGAGCAGTGGATGTGGAACGGTAG
- a CDS encoding GtrA family protein: protein MTTAVGYRQLPDTWRRRLPTADRRVLVQLVRFVSVGVLAVLVDVGGFNLVRAVGEDELWALPLWAKVWSTSAATLLAWGGHRWWTFRDRRRTEISREFGTFLLVYSSSSLIALSCLAWSHYAMRLHSNLADNISGNVIGLVLGTVFRFWACRRWVFNSPTTADA, encoded by the coding sequence GTGACCACGGCCGTCGGCTATCGCCAACTTCCCGACACCTGGCGCCGCCGGCTGCCCACGGCGGACCGGCGGGTTCTGGTCCAACTGGTGCGCTTCGTCAGTGTCGGCGTGCTCGCGGTGCTGGTGGACGTCGGTGGATTCAACCTGGTGCGCGCGGTGGGCGAGGACGAGCTATGGGCCTTGCCGCTGTGGGCCAAGGTCTGGTCGACCTCCGCCGCCACCCTGCTGGCCTGGGGTGGGCACCGTTGGTGGACGTTTCGCGACCGGCGCCGCACCGAGATCTCTCGCGAGTTCGGGACCTTTTTGCTTGTCTATTCGTCCAGCTCGTTAATCGCGTTGAGCTGCCTGGCGTGGTCGCACTACGCCATGCGGTTGCACTCCAACCTGGCCGACAACATCTCCGGAAACGTGATCGGCCTGGTGCTGGGCACCGTATTCCGCTTCTGGGCGTGCCGCCGTTGGGTATTCAACTCCCCCACCACCGCAGACGCCTGA